From the genome of Pseudarthrobacter sp. NIBRBAC000502772:
GAGGTTCCACCAGGATCCTTCTTCCAAGCGGCCAGGAATTCATCGAGGGTTTTGAACTCGGAATCGGCAGGGACCACCAGCGCCGCATAGTCATCGGCCAGCCGGGCGATGGGAACAACGTCAGCCATCGACTCCGGATTGTCGCCGAGCTCGATGGCCCCCACCATCACGCCACCGGTCGCCAGGAGCGCGTCTTCGCGCCCCGGGGTCTGAACGAACTGGCTCAGGCCGATGGTCCCGCCGGCCCCGGGCACGTTGACCACCTGGGCGTTATTGACGACGCCGCCGCTCTTGAGTGCCTGCTGCCCTTCGCGGGCAAATCCGTCCCACCCGCCGCCCGGGGCCGCGGGTGCGATCAGGGTCAGTTTGTTCCTGGCCGTGCTCGTTCCACCGGCGGTGCCGGCATTCACGAACGCAAGCGCGGCGATGACGGCCACGACCAGGCCGAACACGGCATTGCGTAGGGGATTTTTCATGGTTCTCGTTCCGTAACGACGTTGTTGTGCGGGGCGAAAGTGCTTGGCATCAAATCGAATACCGTTGTACACAATGAAATGCAGTTATACCTGTGATGATGGTCACCGGCAAGTTTCGAGGCGCAAGAACCATCTTGCGCCTATTGAATACCTTTGTATACAGTTGGATTCATCAATCCAGTGAAAGGACAGCTAATGTCTATCGGTAATGGAGCCGGACCTCAGAGTGCGGACAGCGTTGACGTAATTGTGGTGGGCGGCGGAAACGCCGGTTTCACGGCGGCGCATGCCGCGGCGGAACGCGGGCGGCGCGTTGTGCTGCTGGAAAAGGGCGAGAAGGACATGGCCGGTGGCAACAGCTTCTATACCGCCGGCGCCACGCGGATTGTTCACAACGGGCTGGATGACCTGCAGGGCCTCCTGGAACCGGATGAGCGGCACGGCCAGACCGTGGTCCCCCCATACAGCGCTGAGGATTATGCATCGGACCTGGAAAAGGTCACCGAGGGCCGGAACGACCCCGCGCTGACTGAGGTTCTCATCGCCGAGAGCCAGTCCACCCTTCGGTGGCTCAATGGCCTGGGCCTGAAGTACCGCCTGATGTACGAGCGTCAGGCGTACGAGCGCGCCGATGGGTCCTACCTCTTCTGGGGCGGGCTGCACGTGGGGAATGTGGGTGGTGGCGAAGGCCTGATCGAGGACCACGCCCGGGTTGCAGGCGAACTGGGAATCGATGTCCGCTACGGCCATGCAGCGCAAAGCCTCATCGTGGAGAACGGGCGCGTTGCCGGCGTCGTCATCAAGACCGCTGAAGGCGAGCAGCGCATCATGGCCGAATCCGTGATCCTCACCGCGGGCGGTTTCGAGTCCGATCCTCAATGGCGGCAGGAGCATCTCGGTGACGGCTGGGAGAACGCCAAGGTCCGGGGAACCCCGTACAACACAGGTGACATGATCGCTGCTGCACTGGAGATCGGCGCCACCAAAAGCGGCGACTGGAGTACCTGCCATAGCGTGCAGTGGGACGCTTTCACGGCCACTAACGAAAGCAACCGTGAACTCACCAATCGGTTGACCCGGC
Proteins encoded in this window:
- the tcuA gene encoding FAD-dependent tricarballylate dehydrogenase TcuA, yielding MSIGNGAGPQSADSVDVIVVGGGNAGFTAAHAAAERGRRVVLLEKGEKDMAGGNSFYTAGATRIVHNGLDDLQGLLEPDERHGQTVVPPYSAEDYASDLEKVTEGRNDPALTEVLIAESQSTLRWLNGLGLKYRLMYERQAYERADGSYLFWGGLHVGNVGGGEGLIEDHARVAGELGIDVRYGHAAQSLIVENGRVAGVVIKTAEGEQRIMAESVILTAGGFESDPQWRQEHLGDGWENAKVRGTPYNTGDMIAAALEIGATKSGDWSTCHSVQWDAFTATNESNRELTNRLTRQSYPFGIIVNTDGKRFLDEGADFRNYTYAKYGKEILRQPGSVAYQIFDANLRPMLRSEEYDMPGISVEVADTIEDLAAKIGLDPESLAKTVTDFNNSIDRSIPFDPTIKDGRRAAAEPVKSNWAAAIEAGPFYAYGVTCGITFTFGGIKSDTHGRVLNADGRHIEGLFVAGEMLGGLFSVNYPGGTGLAAGCVFGRRAGVLA